A stretch of Alkalicella caledoniensis DNA encodes these proteins:
- a CDS encoding L7Ae/L30e/S12e/Gadd45 family ribosomal protein, whose amino-acid sequence MNKSNHDSLTSLLGFAQKSGNVSSGSFAVLKSIDKNHAKLVIIAEDISENSIKKIREKCNSKKIPIIKFATKDTLGHYIGKELRAVISINNDNFAENILKKWEGGTL is encoded by the coding sequence ATGAACAAATCCAATCACGATTCACTGACTAGTCTACTTGGGTTTGCACAAAAATCCGGAAATGTAAGCTCAGGTTCTTTTGCTGTTTTAAAATCAATTGATAAAAATCATGCTAAACTTGTAATAATAGCTGAAGATATAAGCGAAAATAGTATTAAGAAAATACGGGAAAAGTGCAACAGTAAAAAAATTCCCATTATAAAGTTTGCAACAAAAGACACACTAGGTCATTATATTGGCAAAGAATTAAGGGCAGTTATCTCAATTAATAATGATAATTTTGCTGAAAATATACTGAAAAAATGGGAAGGTGGAACATTATAG
- a CDS encoding MgtC/SapB family protein, protein MDYLQYLGALALSILLGSIIGLEREANNHPAGFRTHALVCVGSALLSIVSWSIYESFNQTGDPGRIAAQVVSGIGFLGAGTIMREGANIKGLTTAASLWTVAAIGIAVGFKYYFIAITTTVFVVMVLQFFSILEKKFIFTKQLLNITIIVEDKPGMLGEIGRKLGNLNVSIRNVYMESKNGKMHVNLHLKIPPKLSVDNIMRELMDSDGILGIDYQD, encoded by the coding sequence ATGGATTATTTACAGTATTTAGGCGCTTTAGCCTTATCTATTTTGCTAGGAAGTATAATAGGTCTTGAAAGAGAAGCAAATAATCACCCAGCTGGTTTTAGGACCCACGCTTTAGTTTGCGTGGGTTCTGCCCTATTATCTATTGTCTCTTGGAGTATCTATGAATCTTTTAATCAAACTGGAGATCCGGGAAGAATTGCAGCCCAGGTAGTTAGTGGGATAGGGTTTTTAGGTGCTGGAACCATCATGAGAGAAGGGGCTAACATTAAAGGGTTGACCACAGCAGCTAGCCTTTGGACTGTGGCTGCAATTGGTATCGCAGTTGGCTTTAAGTATTACTTCATAGCCATAACTACTACTGTATTTGTAGTGATGGTTTTGCAATTTTTTTCTATACTTGAGAAAAAGTTTATATTTACTAAACAGCTATTAAATATTACAATAATAGTTGAGGATAAACCAGGTATGTTAGGTGAAATAGGGCGTAAATTAGGAAACTTAAACGTGAGTATTCGTAATGTGTATATGGAATCTAAAAATGGAAAAATGCACGTTAATTTACATCTAAAAATCCCTCCAAAACTAAGCGTAGATAACATAATGAGAGAGCTTATGGATTCTGACGGTATACTAGGTATAGACTATCAAGATTAG
- a CDS encoding PolC-type DNA polymerase III, which yields MTIDKLINNPNINIQKISVSTHRQGWVIYITGPASIVNDLKTLEKKIISEVAGLKEVCFCILKDGTSPQDDEIIKLNLDFIKKQLATEFPAVQSTISNWKLEVKSQNIIFSLNNNLQHYYVNMKSIHRWLEKFVWDTWRQEVKVDFILDQSSNVPLTKHKEKEKEYILELVKKIPDKNVEVSKGDAVLRGKNIVKDPKPIFEIIEEDRNICMWGKVITFEQRELRSGRTLVTFDICDYTDSISCKLFLEEGEKFPTINPGTFIKVYGNIQHDKYSQELTVLPRDVNKISIELKKDSAEIKRVELHAHTKMSSMDATTSAADLVKRAAHWGHEAIAITDHGVVQAFPDAYDAGKKHGVKIIYGVEAYLVDDMDNNIVINPKNKALKDITYVVFDLETTGLDSKNEEIIEIGAVKMRDGEIVDQFSALIKPDKIIPDKITEITGITNEHVKGSPSIDTVLPEFLEFCGESTLVAHNANFDYGFLTNWCQKLQYDLNTCVIDTLSLSRALVRDVKNHKLNTLAKHFGIELKNHHRAVDDCKATAQLFKHLLDECTKLGCNDIKSLTKIPIEGNIKNQKSFHCILLVKDPTGLKNLYKLISFAHTKYFYRQPKIPKSLINNFREGLIIGSACEAGEIFKMFLDGKPNNEIEEKARFYDYLEIQPVDNNEFLVRDGFVQGRRDIEEINKQIIALGDKQNKLVVATGDVHFLDEDDSVYREILMAGKGFADASNQPPLHFKTTQEMLDDFSYLTKEQREAVVIHNPRAIAEQIEILQPIPDDLFTPKIENSDEMLRDMCIKRSEEQYGIPVPDTVKARLEKELNSIIKHGFGVIYYISHKLVTKSLSDGYLVGSRGSVGSSLVATFSDITEVNPLPPHYLCPICKFSEFYEDGSVGSGVDLPDKDCPKCGNKLKKDGHDIPFETFLGFNGDKVPDIDLNFSGEYQPMAHKYTEELFGRDYVFRAGTIATVAEKTAYGFVQNYLSDKNLRKRSAEVNRLVQGCTGIKRTTGQHPGGLMVVPNYMDIYDFCPVQHPADDRESTTITTHFDYHSIGDNLLKLDILGHDDPTVIKMLEDITGLNALEIPLDDKKTMSLFSSTKAIGLSEKELGSKVATLGIPEFGTKFVRQMLEDTKPTTFSELVRISGLSHGTDVWLNNAQELVKNNIATLSEVISTRDDIMVYLIYKGLEPSMAFTIMESVRKGKGLKEEHIKSMKENNVPDWYIDSCLKIKYMFPKAHAVAYVTMAFRIAYCKVNYPLAFYAAYFTVRADEFNTEMIKEGERGVRNQIRALNEKGNNLTTKEKSQLTVLEIILEMFLRGYTFNKVDLYKSYHSNFIIEGKTLIPPFIAIGGLGKNAAISVVEAREKGQFISIEDLRQRTGLSKTVLQTMQDLGYLEGLPQTNQLSLF from the coding sequence ATGACTATAGATAAATTAATTAATAATCCCAATATAAATATACAAAAAATTTCTGTATCAACCCATCGACAAGGATGGGTTATTTACATAACTGGCCCGGCCAGTATAGTGAATGATTTAAAGACCCTTGAAAAAAAGATAATCAGTGAAGTTGCCGGACTTAAAGAAGTGTGTTTTTGTATATTAAAAGATGGGACAAGCCCTCAAGACGATGAGATTATAAAATTAAACTTAGATTTTATAAAGAAGCAACTGGCAACTGAATTCCCTGCTGTGCAAAGCACAATAAGTAATTGGAAGTTAGAAGTGAAATCACAGAACATTATTTTTTCCTTAAACAACAACCTCCAACATTATTATGTTAACATGAAAAGTATTCACAGATGGCTTGAAAAATTTGTTTGGGACACTTGGAGGCAAGAAGTTAAAGTAGATTTTATACTAGATCAAAGTTCTAATGTTCCACTAACCAAACATAAGGAAAAGGAAAAGGAATATATACTAGAACTTGTTAAAAAGATACCAGATAAAAATGTGGAAGTTAGTAAAGGCGATGCCGTATTAAGGGGAAAAAATATAGTCAAAGACCCCAAACCAATCTTTGAGATAATCGAGGAAGACAGAAATATATGTATGTGGGGAAAAGTAATAACTTTTGAACAAAGGGAGCTTAGGTCAGGTAGAACATTAGTAACCTTCGATATTTGCGACTACACAGACTCCATATCATGCAAGTTATTCCTAGAGGAAGGGGAAAAATTCCCTACCATTAACCCTGGGACCTTCATAAAAGTTTATGGAAATATTCAGCACGATAAGTATTCACAAGAACTCACGGTATTACCCCGGGACGTAAACAAAATAAGTATTGAACTAAAAAAAGATAGTGCTGAAATTAAAAGGGTAGAGCTACATGCACATACTAAAATGAGCTCAATGGATGCTACCACTTCCGCAGCAGACCTCGTTAAAAGAGCTGCACATTGGGGACATGAAGCAATTGCCATAACAGACCATGGAGTTGTTCAGGCTTTCCCTGATGCTTATGATGCAGGCAAAAAACATGGTGTTAAGATAATTTACGGAGTAGAGGCATACCTCGTTGACGATATGGATAACAATATTGTTATAAATCCTAAGAACAAAGCATTGAAGGATATAACCTACGTGGTTTTTGACCTCGAAACAACAGGACTCGATTCTAAAAATGAGGAAATAATTGAAATTGGTGCTGTAAAGATGAGAGATGGTGAAATAGTTGACCAATTTTCGGCCCTTATTAAACCTGATAAGATAATACCGGACAAGATAACTGAAATCACAGGCATAACAAATGAGCATGTAAAAGGTTCTCCTTCCATAGACACAGTTTTACCTGAATTTCTTGAATTTTGTGGTGAAAGTACACTTGTGGCTCACAATGCTAATTTTGACTATGGGTTTTTAACTAATTGGTGTCAAAAATTACAGTACGACCTTAACACATGTGTAATTGATACTCTTTCCTTAAGTCGAGCATTAGTAAGAGATGTAAAAAATCATAAACTAAATACGCTAGCTAAGCATTTTGGGATAGAACTTAAAAACCATCATAGGGCAGTTGATGATTGTAAAGCTACAGCACAATTATTTAAACACCTCTTAGATGAATGTACCAAACTAGGATGTAATGATATTAAATCATTAACAAAAATACCCATAGAAGGTAATATCAAAAACCAAAAGAGCTTTCATTGTATTTTACTTGTTAAAGACCCTACGGGGTTAAAAAACCTATATAAACTTATATCCTTTGCCCATACAAAATACTTTTATCGTCAACCTAAGATTCCAAAATCACTAATAAACAACTTTAGGGAAGGTTTAATTATTGGATCTGCATGTGAAGCAGGGGAAATTTTTAAAATGTTTTTAGATGGAAAACCAAACAATGAAATAGAAGAAAAAGCAAGATTTTATGATTACCTAGAAATACAACCAGTGGATAATAACGAGTTTTTGGTTAGAGATGGCTTTGTGCAGGGGCGAAGGGATATTGAAGAAATCAACAAACAAATAATTGCCTTAGGGGATAAGCAAAATAAACTTGTGGTGGCAACAGGTGACGTGCACTTTTTAGATGAAGATGACTCCGTGTATAGAGAGATATTGATGGCAGGTAAAGGCTTTGCAGATGCAAGCAATCAACCACCTCTGCATTTTAAAACCACCCAAGAGATGCTAGATGACTTCTCTTACCTTACAAAAGAACAAAGGGAAGCGGTAGTTATACACAACCCTAGAGCAATAGCAGAACAAATAGAAATACTACAACCTATACCTGACGACCTCTTCACACCTAAAATCGAAAACTCCGATGAAATGCTAAGGGACATGTGTATTAAAAGGAGTGAAGAGCAATACGGTATACCAGTACCCGATACTGTAAAAGCTCGCCTTGAAAAAGAGTTGAACTCTATTATTAAACATGGTTTTGGGGTAATATATTATATTTCTCATAAACTGGTTACCAAATCTTTAAGTGATGGTTACTTAGTAGGATCTAGAGGATCCGTGGGGTCTTCCTTAGTGGCGACCTTTTCCGACATAACTGAGGTTAATCCACTGCCACCACACTACCTATGCCCAATCTGCAAATTCTCGGAGTTTTACGAAGATGGTTCTGTAGGTTCTGGTGTTGACTTGCCTGATAAAGATTGTCCTAAGTGTGGAAATAAGTTAAAAAAAGATGGTCACGATATCCCATTTGAAACATTTCTAGGGTTCAATGGTGACAAGGTCCCAGATATTGATTTGAACTTTTCAGGTGAATATCAACCAATGGCACATAAATATACAGAAGAGCTATTTGGAAGGGATTATGTGTTTAGGGCAGGGACTATAGCCACAGTTGCTGAAAAAACTGCATATGGCTTTGTCCAAAACTACCTATCGGACAAAAATCTGAGAAAAAGAAGCGCAGAAGTTAACAGACTTGTTCAAGGGTGTACAGGAATAAAAAGGACAACTGGACAGCATCCAGGTGGTTTAATGGTAGTTCCTAATTATATGGATATCTACGATTTTTGTCCTGTGCAACATCCTGCTGATGATAGAGAATCTACAACAATAACCACACACTTTGACTATCATTCAATTGGTGACAATTTGTTAAAGCTTGATATATTGGGGCATGATGATCCCACTGTCATAAAAATGTTAGAGGACATTACAGGACTAAACGCACTGGAGATTCCCCTAGACGATAAAAAAACAATGTCATTATTTTCATCAACAAAAGCCATCGGACTTAGTGAAAAAGAACTAGGTTCTAAGGTTGCTACTTTGGGTATACCTGAGTTTGGAACTAAGTTTGTTAGACAGATGTTAGAGGATACTAAACCTACGACTTTTTCTGAGCTTGTGCGAATAAGTGGTCTCTCACACGGAACTGATGTATGGTTGAATAATGCACAAGAATTGGTAAAGAATAATATTGCAACACTTTCAGAAGTTATATCAACAAGGGACGATATAATGGTGTATTTAATCTATAAAGGTTTAGAGCCTTCCATGGCCTTTACAATTATGGAAAGTGTTCGTAAAGGTAAAGGATTAAAAGAGGAACATATTAAATCCATGAAAGAAAACAACGTCCCAGACTGGTACATTGATTCTTGTCTGAAGATAAAATACATGTTCCCGAAAGCCCATGCAGTTGCATATGTTACAATGGCCTTTAGAATAGCTTATTGTAAAGTTAATTACCCCTTAGCATTTTACGCTGCTTACTTCACCGTACGAGCCGATGAATTTAACACGGAAATGATAAAAGAAGGTGAAAGAGGTGTCCGTAATCAAATTCGGGCATTAAACGAAAAGGGAAACAATTTAACAACAAAGGAAAAATCTCAACTGACAGTGCTAGAAATAATTTTAGAAATGTTCTTAAGGGGTTATACTTTTAATAAAGTAGATCTTTACAAATCCTATCACAGTAATTTCATTATTGAAGGTAAAACCTTAATTCCTCCTTTTATTGCAATTGGTGGATTAGGAAAAAATGCTGCAATAAGTGTGGTGGAAGCTAGGGAAAAAGGGCAATTTATTTCCATCGAAGATTTAAGACAGAGAACAGGGCTGTCTAAAACGGTATTACAGACAATGCAAGACTTAGGTTATTTAGAAGGTTTACCCCAGACAAATCAACTTTCCCTGTTTTAA
- the nusA gene encoding transcription termination factor NusA, whose protein sequence is MDSVEFLEALKEISKEKGVNEDIMYEALEAALIAGYKKDNSSAENVYVEVNKDKGVLKLFAVKDVVKDVEDIKTQISLEEALKVNPSLNVGDKVTLEVTPKKFGRIAAQTAKGVVVQRLREAERSVVYNEFVNREQDIVSGLVQRMENKNIFIDLGKTEAILPPTEQIPNEQYKQAERVKAFVLEVKNTSKGPQIFVSRSHPGMIKRLFELEVPEIFDGIVQIKSVSREAGYRSKIAVYSKDPDVDPVGACVGPKGMRVQTIVNELKGEKIDIVNWSEDPKEYISQALSPAKVVSVEVLADEKITRVVVPDNQLSLAIGKEGQNARLAAKLTGWKIDIKSESQAKGE, encoded by the coding sequence TTGGACAGTGTAGAATTTCTAGAAGCATTAAAAGAGATTTCAAAAGAAAAAGGTGTAAACGAAGACATAATGTACGAAGCCCTAGAAGCAGCTTTGATAGCAGGATATAAAAAAGATAATTCCAGCGCGGAAAACGTCTACGTAGAGGTTAATAAAGATAAGGGTGTATTAAAGCTTTTTGCTGTCAAAGATGTAGTGAAAGATGTTGAGGATATTAAAACACAAATATCCCTAGAAGAAGCTTTAAAGGTAAATCCTTCTTTAAATGTAGGTGACAAAGTAACCCTTGAAGTTACTCCTAAAAAGTTTGGAAGAATTGCTGCTCAAACAGCCAAAGGTGTTGTGGTACAAAGACTTAGGGAAGCTGAAAGAAGTGTTGTTTATAATGAATTTGTAAATAGAGAGCAAGACATAGTCTCTGGTCTAGTACAAAGGATGGAAAATAAAAATATATTCATAGACCTGGGTAAAACCGAAGCTATACTTCCTCCAACTGAGCAAATCCCCAATGAGCAATATAAACAAGCTGAAAGGGTTAAGGCTTTCGTTTTAGAGGTAAAAAACACTTCAAAAGGACCTCAAATCTTTGTGTCCCGTAGTCATCCAGGTATGATAAAAAGACTTTTTGAATTAGAAGTTCCAGAAATTTTTGATGGCATAGTTCAAATTAAGTCTGTATCAAGGGAAGCAGGATACAGATCAAAAATTGCTGTATATTCTAAAGACCCTGATGTGGATCCTGTGGGGGCTTGTGTTGGTCCCAAAGGTATGAGGGTACAAACAATTGTAAATGAGCTAAAGGGTGAAAAAATAGATATAGTTAATTGGAGCGAAGACCCTAAGGAATACATATCTCAAGCTTTGAGTCCTGCTAAGGTTGTGTCTGTTGAAGTTCTAGCGGATGAAAAAATAACGAGGGTTGTGGTCCCAGACAACCAACTATCTTTGGCTATTGGTAAAGAGGGTCAAAATGCAAGACTAGCTGCAAAGCTTACAGGTTGGAAAATTGATATTAAGAGCGAGAGCCAAGCAAAAGGCGAATAG
- the infB gene encoding translation initiation factor IF-2, translating to MSKFRVYEIAKDLSLTSKELMEKLSSLNINVKSHMSSVTEVEFEKLYNHLNKKEEKTEQVVVQNNSTNQNSQKQEKQERTKKKKRKKDKPKGNFKREVKVEKDDSMTEKIIKLENGSLTVGELAEKLGQNSSTIIKKLMGLGIMANLNQVIEIDTIEILALEFGYEVQIEQSDGIQDDIISIEQDEPDQLKDRHPVVTVLGHVDHGKTTLLDSIRHASVTKGEAGGITQHIGAYQVTANGKKITFIDTPGHAAFTAMRARGAKVTDIAILVVAADDGVMPQTVEALNHAKAANVPIIVAVNKMDKPTANPDRVKQELTNYGLVSEEWGGDTIFAPISALSGEGIDNLLDLILLVAEVQELKANPDTHASGTVIESKLDKGRGPVATVLVQRGTLKVGDSLACGTTAGKVRAMINDQGKQIKKAGPSTPVEILGLSEAPGAGEIFKVFADDKIARNIAEQYVQKNKDELLKKNTPVSLDDLFKSIQEGQIQELNIIIKADVQGSAEALKQSLERLDHEEVKVRVIHSGVGAINETDITLASASGAIIIGFNVRPDAASKKISDDLNVDVRLYRIIYNVIEDVEAAIKGMLAPKFEEVVLGKAEIRQIFKASKIGNIAGSYVLEGKITRNDPVRLIRDSIVIYEGTLDTLKRFKDDAKEVAAGFECGIVLEKYNDVKEGDIVESFTMKQIERT from the coding sequence ATGAGCAAATTTAGAGTTTATGAAATCGCTAAGGATTTAAGTTTAACTAGTAAAGAACTTATGGAGAAACTATCCAGCCTTAATATAAATGTTAAGAGTCATATGAGCTCAGTTACTGAAGTAGAGTTTGAAAAATTATATAATCATTTAAATAAAAAAGAAGAAAAAACTGAGCAAGTAGTAGTTCAAAACAATAGCACTAACCAGAACTCTCAAAAACAGGAAAAACAAGAGAGAACAAAGAAAAAGAAACGAAAAAAAGATAAACCAAAAGGCAATTTTAAAAGAGAAGTAAAAGTAGAAAAGGATGATTCTATGACAGAAAAAATTATTAAATTAGAAAACGGTTCACTAACAGTAGGGGAACTAGCTGAAAAACTTGGACAAAATTCTTCAACTATTATCAAAAAGCTAATGGGACTTGGCATTATGGCTAACCTCAATCAAGTAATTGAAATTGACACAATAGAAATTTTAGCCTTAGAGTTCGGTTATGAAGTTCAAATTGAGCAAAGTGATGGAATCCAAGATGACATCATTTCAATAGAACAAGATGAGCCAGACCAACTAAAGGACAGACACCCTGTGGTTACTGTATTAGGTCATGTAGACCACGGAAAGACAACATTGCTAGATAGTATAAGACACGCCAGTGTAACCAAAGGAGAAGCTGGTGGTATCACACAACATATTGGTGCCTATCAAGTGACTGCAAACGGCAAAAAAATAACATTCATCGATACTCCAGGCCATGCAGCTTTTACTGCTATGAGGGCAAGGGGAGCTAAAGTAACTGATATAGCAATTTTAGTAGTTGCTGCCGATGACGGAGTAATGCCACAAACAGTTGAAGCATTAAACCATGCTAAGGCTGCAAATGTACCAATTATAGTTGCAGTAAACAAAATGGACAAACCAACTGCAAACCCCGATAGAGTTAAGCAAGAACTAACAAACTATGGTTTGGTTTCAGAAGAATGGGGTGGAGATACTATTTTTGCTCCAATTTCTGCATTAAGTGGAGAAGGTATCGACAACTTACTAGATCTTATTCTTTTAGTTGCGGAAGTCCAGGAACTAAAAGCTAACCCTGATACACATGCTAGCGGTACTGTCATTGAATCTAAACTAGACAAAGGTAGGGGCCCTGTTGCAACAGTTTTAGTCCAAAGGGGTACCCTTAAAGTTGGAGATTCCTTAGCATGCGGTACAACAGCTGGTAAAGTAAGGGCTATGATCAATGATCAAGGAAAACAAATCAAAAAAGCTGGTCCTTCTACACCCGTTGAGATTCTAGGACTTTCAGAGGCGCCAGGTGCAGGTGAAATTTTTAAAGTTTTTGCTGATGATAAAATTGCTAGAAACATTGCGGAACAATATGTTCAAAAAAATAAAGATGAACTGCTTAAGAAAAACACCCCTGTTTCTTTAGATGACCTATTCAAATCCATTCAAGAAGGACAGATTCAGGAGTTAAACATAATTATTAAAGCTGACGTACAAGGTTCGGCAGAAGCACTAAAACAATCCCTTGAAAGACTTGACCATGAAGAAGTTAAGGTAAGAGTAATTCATAGTGGGGTAGGTGCTATCAATGAGACAGATATTACATTGGCCTCTGCTTCTGGTGCTATAATAATTGGCTTTAATGTAAGACCAGATGCTGCATCCAAAAAAATCAGTGACGATTTAAACGTGGATGTAAGGTTATACAGAATTATTTACAATGTAATTGAGGACGTGGAAGCTGCTATTAAAGGTATGCTAGCACCTAAGTTTGAAGAAGTTGTTCTAGGAAAAGCCGAAATCAGACAGATATTTAAAGCGTCTAAAATAGGTAACATAGCAGGAAGTTACGTGCTAGAAGGGAAGATAACTAGAAACGACCCTGTTAGACTTATTCGTGATAGTATTGTTATATATGAAGGTACACTAGACACCCTTAAAAGATTTAAGGATGACGCTAAAGAAGTTGCTGCAGGCTTCGAATGTGGTATTGTATTAGAAAAATACAATGATGTTAAAGAAGGCGACATTGTAGAGAGCTTTACAATGAAACAAATTGAAAGAACTTAA
- the rimP gene encoding ribosome maturation factor RimP, whose translation MKKEHLEKITLMAEKITKEHSLELVDVQFNKEGGAWFLRVYIDNLAGEVTTDLCAQINKLLSTYLDDLDPIEQQYFLEVSSPGIERPLRKPEDFSRFKGHLVRVNTYTKIGGRKVFVGTLDELENGILRIVDEDTEETVELQYDNVANVKLSINF comes from the coding sequence ATGAAAAAAGAACATTTAGAAAAAATTACTCTCATGGCAGAAAAAATAACCAAGGAACACAGCTTAGAACTTGTGGATGTACAATTCAATAAAGAAGGTGGAGCTTGGTTTCTTAGGGTATATATTGATAATCTAGCAGGAGAGGTAACCACTGACCTGTGTGCACAAATTAATAAATTACTTTCTACATACTTAGATGACTTAGACCCAATCGAACAACAGTATTTTTTAGAAGTTTCGTCACCAGGTATTGAAAGGCCACTTAGAAAACCAGAAGATTTTTCAAGGTTTAAAGGCCACTTAGTTCGTGTAAACACATATACCAAAATAGGTGGACGCAAAGTTTTTGTAGGAACTTTAGACGAACTAGAAAACGGAATACTTAGGATAGTTGATGAGGATACTGAAGAAACAGTGGAATTACAATATGACAACGTGGCTAATGTTAAGCTTTCCATAAATTTTTAA
- the rbfA gene encoding 30S ribosome-binding factor RbfA, which produces MSQRTIRLAENVKLELNDIIRKNIKDPRVGFCTITSVELTGDLRHCTVFLTFLGDEKKQKDGFKGLQSAKGFIRSELGKRLTIRHTPELHFKVDESIEHGSKISKILNELNRNE; this is translated from the coding sequence ATGTCACAAAGAACCATAAGATTAGCAGAAAACGTAAAACTTGAACTAAACGATATAATAAGAAAAAACATAAAGGATCCTAGGGTTGGCTTTTGTACTATTACTTCTGTAGAATTAACAGGAGATCTCAGGCATTGTACTGTTTTCCTAACTTTTTTAGGGGACGAAAAGAAGCAAAAAGATGGTTTTAAGGGTCTTCAAAGTGCAAAGGGTTTCATTCGCAGTGAGTTAGGAAAAAGACTAACAATACGTCATACGCCAGAGCTTCATTTCAAAGTTGATGAATCCATAGAACATGGATCTAAGATATCAAAAATCTTAAATGAGCTTAATCGAAATGAATAA
- a CDS encoding DHH family phosphoesterase encodes MSLIEMNKQLDQIVEFIKTEDNFSIVAHQSPDGDSLGSILALGLSLKNMGKRVRMYSSDPIPKQLSFLEIMDQIVIGVPKDKDSVLIVLDCSDEKRLTTQNIHPQEFKYVINIDHHPANTMFGNLNFCVDNKIATCELVYFLLQQLPIKMDVPIAEALYLGIITDSGFFGYDNTTAGTHNIVADLLTIGVHPNKFKKNLEKKPFKYLKLLGMLFSKIQQDKTGKVSYLRIKKEDLISQGIEDFSDLDDMVDYLRNIDGTEVAVFIKEDGDQYKFSLRSNSRIDVGNLCRQLGGGGHSKAAGFSTNENPTLILEKILEEIS; translated from the coding sequence ATGAGCTTAATCGAAATGAATAAACAATTAGATCAAATAGTTGAATTCATAAAAACAGAAGATAACTTTTCTATAGTTGCCCACCAGTCGCCAGACGGAGACAGCCTTGGATCTATACTAGCTTTAGGGCTATCGCTTAAGAATATGGGAAAAAGGGTCAGGATGTATAGTTCTGACCCTATTCCTAAACAATTAAGTTTTCTCGAGATTATGGATCAAATCGTAATAGGCGTGCCAAAAGATAAAGACAGTGTTTTAATAGTTCTTGATTGTAGTGATGAAAAGAGACTTACTACTCAAAACATTCACCCTCAAGAGTTTAAATATGTAATTAACATTGATCACCATCCAGCAAATACTATGTTTGGTAACCTAAACTTTTGCGTGGATAATAAGATAGCAACTTGTGAATTAGTTTACTTTCTGCTACAGCAACTGCCAATTAAGATGGATGTGCCAATAGCAGAAGCATTATATCTCGGTATTATTACCGATTCAGGGTTTTTTGGCTACGATAACACAACTGCTGGCACCCATAACATAGTGGCAGACTTGCTAACAATAGGTGTGCACCCTAACAAATTCAAAAAGAATCTTGAAAAAAAACCATTTAAATATCTTAAGTTATTAGGTATGCTATTTTCCAAAATACAACAAGATAAAACAGGTAAAGTATCATACCTTCGTATCAAGAAGGAAGATTTGATCTCTCAAGGAATTGAAGATTTCAGTGACCTAGACGATATGGTGGATTACTTACGAAATATTGACGGTACAGAAGTTGCAGTCTTTATTAAAGAAGATGGAGATCAGTATAAGTTTAGCCTTCGTTCAAACTCAAGAATTGATGTGGGCAATTTATGTAGACAGCTAGGTGGTGGCGGTCATAGTAAGGCTGCTGGATTCTCAACAAATGAAAACCCCACATTAATATTAGAAAAAATACTTGAGGAAATTTCTTAA
- the rnpM gene encoding RNase P modulator RnpM has protein sequence MKERKIPERMCVGCQQMKLKKELIRVVKPKEGDIALDPTGKLAGRGAYLCNDIDCFKTAYKSKRLERSLKTQIPVGIYEQIQSRFTD, from the coding sequence ATGAAAGAAAGAAAGATACCTGAACGTATGTGTGTAGGTTGTCAACAGATGAAGTTAAAAAAAGAGCTTATTCGGGTTGTAAAACCTAAAGAAGGGGACATAGCCTTAGATCCTACAGGGAAGCTAGCAGGTAGAGGCGCGTACCTTTGTAATGATATTGATTGTTTTAAAACAGCTTACAAGTCCAAAAGATTAGAAAGGTCTCTCAAAACTCAAATACCTGTGGGGATATATGAACAAATCCAATCACGATTCACTGACTAG